The following coding sequences are from one Verrucosispora sp. WMMD573 window:
- a CDS encoding MarR family transcriptional regulator, giving the protein MEANTFDDPRITAVGLLFEVHAGLAARFAAQLDEHGLSSVEFEVLTRLARSPANQLRMTDLAAQTSLSTSGVTRVVDRMERDGLITRRACPSDRRSSYAVVTPTGLRRLDESLPGHLQLIEDWFTGQLDPAALAALLDGLRRVRDAVHPCATAGSRSVAPGELPAECDEKEGRSPAPGGQPGH; this is encoded by the coding sequence GTGGAAGCGAACACGTTCGACGACCCTCGAATCACGGCTGTCGGCCTGCTCTTCGAGGTGCACGCCGGGCTGGCCGCCCGATTCGCCGCCCAACTGGATGAGCACGGCCTGTCATCGGTCGAGTTCGAGGTGCTGACCAGGCTCGCCCGGTCACCCGCCAACCAGCTGCGGATGACCGATCTTGCCGCCCAGACCTCACTGTCCACCAGCGGCGTGACCCGGGTGGTGGACCGGATGGAGCGCGACGGGTTGATCACCCGCCGCGCCTGCCCCTCCGACAGACGCAGCTCCTACGCGGTCGTCACACCGACCGGCCTGCGCCGGCTCGACGAGAGCCTGCCCGGGCACCTCCAGCTCATCGAGGACTGGTTCACCGGGCAACTCGACCCGGCTGCGCTGGCCGCACTGCTCGACGGCCTGCGGCGGGTACGCGACGCCGTACATCCCTGCGCCACCGCCGGCAGCCGCTCCGTCGCACCGGGCGAACTCCCGGCCGAGTGCGACGAGAAGGAGGGGAGGTCACCCGCACCAGGCGGCCAACCGGGCCACTGA
- a CDS encoding YceI family protein has translation MTSSTEPVTREWNGLTIPAAGTYLLDAAHKRVGFVARHMMVSKVRGEFADASATITIAEEPLESTVSATIQAASINTAQADRDAHLRSPEFLDAEKFATLEYRSTGVKSQEGNEFVLTGELTIKDVTRPVDLKVEFEGVGRSPFGQDIFGFSASTEIDREDFGLTWNVALESGGVLVGKKVKIEIEGEAIRQS, from the coding sequence ATGACCAGCAGCACCGAACCGGTTACCCGCGAGTGGAACGGCCTCACCATCCCGGCGGCCGGTACCTACCTGCTGGATGCGGCGCACAAGCGGGTCGGCTTCGTTGCCCGGCACATGATGGTGAGCAAGGTTCGCGGCGAGTTCGCGGACGCGAGCGCCACCATCACCATCGCCGAGGAGCCGCTGGAGTCCACGGTCTCCGCCACCATCCAGGCCGCCAGCATCAACACCGCCCAGGCGGACCGGGATGCGCACCTGCGCAGCCCAGAGTTCCTCGACGCGGAGAAGTTCGCCACGCTGGAGTACCGCAGCACCGGCGTGAAGTCGCAGGAGGGCAACGAGTTCGTCCTGACCGGCGAGTTGACCATCAAGGACGTGACCCGTCCGGTCGACCTCAAGGTCGAGTTCGAGGGTGTCGGCCGCAGCCCGTTCGGCCAGGACATCTTCGGTTTCTCGGCGAGCACCGAGATCGACCGTGAGGACTTCGGTCTGACCTGGAACGTGGCTCTGGAGTCCGGCGGCGTTCTGGTCGGCAAGAAGGTCAAGATCGAGATCGAGGGCGAAGCCATCCGGCAGTCCTGA
- a CDS encoding glutamate--cysteine ligase, protein MGRDVDRAAFSREDRVRYRQKVRRCLDVFALMLDDFGFDADRPMTGLEIELNLVDPAAEPAMRNEEILAAIADPSFQTELGQFNLELNANPRLISGTGFADYERDLCASLNRANERAARSDTRIVLVGILPTLNERHLVADNLSTNERYRVLNDQIVGARGEDIELDIRGVERLRTHNDSIAPEAACTSLQFHLQVAPDSFADYWNASQAIAAAQVAVGANSPFLYDRQLWAETRIALFEQATDTRPDELKAQGVRPRVWFGERWITSIFDLFEENVRYFPPLLPICESEDPVEVLHAGGVPELAELRLHNGTVYRWNRPVYDIMNGRPHLRVENRVLPAGPTVVDMLANAAFYFGLVRGMAEADRPIWSQLTFSSAEENFHAAARRGMEAILHWPGLGEVPVTTLVLDTLLPLAAAGLDGFGVAAADRDRLLGIIEQRCRTGRNGAAWQTATVWAAERHLGLDRRAALHHMLQRYAELQYTNEPVHTWPLD, encoded by the coding sequence ATGGGCAGGGACGTCGATCGAGCCGCCTTCTCCCGTGAGGATCGAGTCCGGTACCGGCAGAAGGTCCGGCGCTGTCTCGACGTGTTCGCGCTCATGCTTGACGACTTCGGCTTCGACGCCGACCGGCCGATGACCGGCTTGGAGATCGAGCTCAACCTGGTCGACCCGGCCGCCGAACCGGCGATGCGCAACGAGGAGATCCTCGCCGCGATCGCCGACCCGTCGTTCCAGACCGAGCTCGGGCAGTTCAACCTGGAACTCAACGCCAACCCACGGCTGATCTCCGGCACCGGGTTCGCCGACTACGAGCGTGACCTCTGCGCGAGCCTCAACCGGGCCAACGAACGCGCCGCGCGGTCGGACACCCGGATCGTTCTGGTCGGCATCCTGCCCACCTTGAACGAGCGACACCTGGTGGCGGACAACCTCTCCACGAACGAGCGTTACCGCGTGCTCAACGACCAGATCGTCGGGGCCCGCGGTGAGGACATCGAGCTGGACATCCGGGGCGTCGAGCGACTGCGTACGCACAACGACTCCATCGCGCCGGAGGCGGCCTGCACCAGCCTCCAGTTCCACCTACAGGTGGCGCCGGACAGCTTCGCCGACTACTGGAACGCCTCCCAGGCGATTGCCGCCGCCCAGGTGGCAGTGGGTGCCAACTCGCCCTTCCTCTACGATCGGCAGCTCTGGGCGGAGACTCGAATCGCCCTGTTCGAGCAGGCCACCGACACCCGGCCGGACGAGCTGAAGGCCCAGGGCGTACGGCCCCGGGTCTGGTTCGGTGAGCGGTGGATAACCTCGATCTTCGACCTGTTCGAGGAGAACGTCCGCTACTTCCCGCCCCTGCTGCCGATCTGCGAGAGCGAGGACCCGGTGGAGGTCCTGCACGCCGGCGGCGTTCCCGAGCTGGCCGAGCTGCGGCTGCACAACGGCACCGTCTACCGGTGGAACCGGCCCGTGTACGACATCATGAACGGCCGTCCGCACCTGCGGGTGGAGAACCGGGTGCTACCGGCCGGGCCGACCGTGGTCGACATGCTGGCCAACGCCGCCTTCTACTTCGGGCTGGTCCGGGGCATGGCGGAGGCCGACCGGCCGATCTGGAGCCAGCTCACCTTCAGCTCCGCCGAGGAGAACTTCCACGCGGCCGCCCGCCGGGGCATGGAGGCGATCCTGCACTGGCCAGGGCTGGGCGAGGTGCCGGTGACCACGCTGGTGCTCGACACGCTGCTGCCGCTCGCCGCCGCCGGCCTCGACGGCTTCGGTGTCGCCGCCGCCGACCGGGACCGGTTGCTCGGCATCATCGAGCAACGCTGTCGTACCGGGCGCAACGGGGCGGCCTGGCAGACCGCCACCGTCTGGGCCGCCGAGCGCCACCTGGGCCTGGACCGCCGGGCCGCGCTGCATCACATGCTCCAGCGCTACGCGGAGTTGCAGTACACCAACGAGCCGGTGCACACCTGGCCGCTCGACTGA
- a CDS encoding PASTA domain-containing protein, with product MMDGTTGGRPGRDDTGPDRTRLIIGGGAAAVLLAIIGATGGWVLAGDQVEPGPVSSGATGTSTPTPAVPNTPPRDRPTPTTPTRPSSSPSPSRPAGLTVPDLIGADFEEAREELRDLGLGWQLVFGSGDSSSVRSTDPAPGTPVRRGVTVKINVAGAAPPNEVPELTGETCNEAGGKLVDDGFSPRYPTGRSGTVTSQRPPGGTVGRWNDVIQIWCGTPPSADPSAPAA from the coding sequence ATGATGGACGGGACCACGGGCGGGCGGCCGGGGCGCGATGACACCGGCCCGGACCGGACGAGGCTGATCATCGGCGGCGGGGCCGCCGCCGTACTGCTTGCGATCATCGGCGCGACCGGTGGCTGGGTGCTCGCCGGTGACCAGGTGGAGCCGGGCCCGGTGTCGTCCGGCGCGACCGGCACCAGCACCCCGACCCCCGCCGTACCGAACACGCCGCCTCGGGATCGGCCGACGCCGACCACCCCAACCAGGCCGAGCAGCAGCCCCAGCCCGTCGCGGCCGGCCGGACTCACCGTCCCGGACCTGATCGGCGCAGACTTCGAGGAGGCCAGGGAGGAACTGCGGGACCTCGGCCTGGGCTGGCAACTCGTCTTCGGCAGCGGCGACAGTTCCAGCGTGCGCAGCACCGATCCGGCCCCGGGCACGCCGGTGCGGCGCGGTGTCACCGTCAAGATCAACGTAGCCGGGGCGGCCCCGCCGAACGAGGTGCCCGAATTGACCGGTGAGACGTGCAACGAGGCGGGAGGCAAGCTGGTAGACGACGGATTCTCCCCCCGCTATCCCACCGGGCGCTCCGGCACGGTGACGTCGCAGCGCCCGCCCGGCGGCACGGTCGGCAGGTGGAACGACGTGATCCAGATCTGGTGTGGCACACCGCCGAGTGCGGACCCGAGCGCACCGGCAGCGTGA
- a CDS encoding PASTA domain-containing protein, translating to MSDDRQQPTDGQPDDRTRPIPPAGDSPDETAPLKRAPDETASMDRAASEPGKPADATAPIGRAPDETAPIGRTPDETAPMDRAAAEPADATAQLPPSQRSGSVAWSGRAEVPSVRPGVDRELAGGDWYADEQPGRPWWLPILWGVLLLLLLALIGGGFWLARQGLDDDGPAPESPSPTTQVSPTTASPSPTTASPTPAPTTSAAPVEVPVPPLVGLPEAAARAALDGLDLDYRVEYRPSDQPEGTVIATDPEAGELVAAGDEVQLVVAAASPSPSPTTGEPTTEPTASASPTE from the coding sequence GTGAGCGACGACCGCCAGCAGCCGACCGACGGGCAACCGGACGACCGGACCCGTCCGATCCCGCCAGCCGGGGACAGCCCGGACGAGACCGCGCCGCTGAAGCGCGCCCCCGACGAGACCGCGTCGATGGACCGGGCAGCCAGTGAGCCGGGGAAGCCGGCCGACGCGACCGCACCGATCGGGCGCGCGCCGGACGAGACGGCGCCGATCGGGCGTACGCCGGACGAGACCGCGCCGATGGACCGGGCCGCCGCGGAGCCGGCGGACGCGACCGCGCAGCTGCCGCCGAGTCAGCGCTCCGGATCGGTGGCCTGGTCGGGGCGCGCGGAGGTGCCGTCGGTTCGGCCGGGGGTGGACCGCGAGCTGGCCGGCGGTGACTGGTACGCCGACGAGCAGCCGGGCCGACCGTGGTGGCTGCCGATCCTCTGGGGCGTCCTGCTGCTGCTCCTGCTCGCCCTGATCGGAGGTGGGTTCTGGCTGGCCCGCCAGGGGCTGGACGACGACGGCCCGGCACCGGAGTCGCCCTCGCCGACCACCCAGGTCTCGCCGACCACGGCGTCGCCGTCGCCGACCACCGCGTCCCCAACACCGGCACCGACGACGAGTGCCGCGCCGGTCGAGGTGCCGGTACCGCCGCTGGTCGGTCTGCCGGAGGCCGCGGCACGGGCCGCGCTGGACGGGCTCGACCTCGACTATCGGGTGGAGTACCGCCCGTCGGACCAGCCGGAGGGGACCGTCATCGCCACCGACCCGGAGGCCGGTGAGTTGGTGGCGGCGGGCGACGAGGTTCAGCTGGTGGTGGCTGCGGCCAGCCCAAGTCCTTCGCCGACCACGGGTGAGCCGACCACCGAGCCGACCGCCTCGGCGAGCCCCACGGAGTGA
- a CDS encoding helix-turn-helix transcriptional regulator — MSERRSPTIRRRRLGAELRRQREAAGITIEAVAEQLECSASKISRIETGHTTATPRDVRDMLRIYGVVGAESDELVQIAREARQKGWWHPYSTVLVGAYVGLEAAASSIRAYEQQVVPGLLETEDYASAMIRAARPDFSPEQVQQRVRVRLGRQSLLTQDDPVDLWVVLDEAVLSRPVGGDAVMRDQISRLVEVAQLPNVTLQVLPFEVGAHAGMDGTFTILSFPEPGDPDVVYAENATGGLFLEKSDELQKYSFIFDHIRAAARRPEESVEYIARLAEEPLWKWRRKDSP, encoded by the coding sequence GTGAGCGAGCGGCGCAGCCCGACCATCCGGCGGCGCCGGCTCGGTGCAGAACTGCGCCGCCAGCGCGAGGCCGCCGGGATCACCATCGAGGCCGTGGCCGAGCAGTTGGAATGCTCGGCTTCCAAGATCTCGCGTATCGAGACGGGGCACACCACCGCGACTCCCCGGGACGTGCGGGACATGCTCCGGATCTACGGCGTGGTCGGTGCCGAGAGCGACGAGCTGGTGCAGATCGCCCGCGAGGCTCGGCAGAAGGGCTGGTGGCACCCCTACAGCACGGTGCTGGTCGGGGCGTACGTGGGCCTGGAGGCGGCGGCCAGTTCGATTCGCGCGTACGAGCAGCAGGTGGTGCCGGGGCTGCTGGAGACCGAGGACTACGCCAGCGCGATGATCCGCGCGGCCCGCCCCGATTTCAGCCCGGAGCAGGTACAACAACGGGTGCGTGTCCGACTCGGTCGTCAGTCGTTGTTGACCCAGGATGATCCGGTCGATCTGTGGGTGGTGCTCGATGAAGCGGTGTTGAGCCGTCCGGTGGGCGGGGATGCGGTCATGCGTGACCAGATCAGCCGGTTGGTGGAGGTGGCACAGCTGCCGAACGTGACGCTTCAGGTCCTGCCTTTCGAGGTGGGAGCGCACGCCGGCATGGACGGCACCTTCACCATCCTCAGCTTTCCCGAACCCGGTGATCCGGATGTCGTGTACGCGGAGAACGCCACGGGTGGGCTCTTCCTGGAGAAGAGCGACGAACTACAGAAGTACAGCTTCATCTTCGATCACATTCGAGCAGCGGCCAGGCGCCCGGAGGAGTCCGTCGAGTACATCGCGAGACTGGCAGAGGAGCCGTTGTGGAAGTGGCGACGCAAGGATTCTCCGTGA
- a CDS encoding DUF397 domain-containing protein — protein MATQGFSVNLTQATWFKSSKSGPNCDNCVEVAYVTGAVGVRDSKDKAGPALVFAPGDWHAFVASTRDGAFPRA, from the coding sequence GTGGCGACGCAAGGATTCTCCGTGAACCTGACGCAGGCGACATGGTTCAAGAGCTCGAAGAGCGGACCGAACTGTGACAACTGCGTCGAGGTGGCGTACGTGACCGGGGCGGTCGGCGTCCGGGACTCGAAGGACAAGGCCGGACCGGCCCTGGTCTTCGCGCCCGGCGACTGGCACGCTTTCGTCGCCAGCACCAGGGACGGCGCGTTCCCCCGGGCCTGA
- a CDS encoding S8 family serine peptidase: MALPQRSVLVGLAALAMVAAATPAMAAEPVGTVRSAGGATAVKDSYIVVFKDSEVSRTAVGSSVDRLLRRHGGATARTYSAAVRGAEVRVSARAAARIAADPAVAYVEQNHVVSLAGTQTNPPSWGLDRIDQRNLPLNSSYTYPNTATNVTSYVIDTGIRTTHSDFGGRATWGTNTVDSNNTDCNGHGTHVAGTVGGSAYGVAKATRLVAVKVLNCSGSGTNAGVIAGIDWVTANAVKPAVANMSLGGGANTSVDNAVINSINSGVTYAVAAGNGNALGQRQNACNYSPARAAPAITVGATQSNDAAASFSNYGTCVDILAPGVSITSAWHTSDSATNTISGTSMASPHVAGVAALVLSANPSWTPQQVRDYLVSNSTPNVISNVGTGTPNQLLYVVNGSTPPPTNDFSVSVSPTSGSVTAGSSATATVSTATTNGSAQSVSLSASGLPSGATASFSPATVTSGGSSTLTISTSASTPAGTYTVTVTGTAASGTRSATYSLTVTGGSGGGCSGTNGTDVSIPDSGSAVTSSITISGCNRNAASSSTVAVNIVHTYRGDLVIDLLAPDGSSYRLKNSNIFDGTDNVNTTYTVNLSSEAANGTWRLQVRDVYGGDTGYINTWTLTL; encoded by the coding sequence ATGGCTCTTCCACAGAGATCCGTGCTCGTCGGTCTAGCCGCACTGGCCATGGTGGCGGCGGCCACGCCGGCCATGGCGGCCGAGCCGGTCGGCACCGTCCGAAGCGCCGGCGGCGCGACCGCCGTCAAGGACAGCTACATCGTCGTGTTCAAGGACAGCGAGGTCAGCCGTACGGCCGTCGGCTCCTCGGTGGACCGGCTGCTGCGCCGGCACGGCGGTGCCACGGCCCGGACCTACAGCGCGGCCGTCCGTGGCGCCGAGGTGCGGGTCAGCGCGCGGGCCGCGGCGCGGATCGCGGCGGACCCGGCCGTCGCGTACGTCGAGCAGAACCACGTCGTCTCCCTCGCGGGCACCCAGACGAACCCCCCGTCCTGGGGCCTGGACCGGATCGACCAGCGGAACCTGCCGCTGAACAGCTCGTACACCTACCCCAACACGGCCACGAACGTGACCTCGTACGTCATCGACACCGGCATCCGGACCACCCACTCCGACTTCGGCGGCCGGGCGACCTGGGGCACCAACACCGTCGACTCCAACAACACCGACTGCAACGGTCACGGCACCCACGTGGCCGGCACGGTCGGCGGCTCGGCGTACGGCGTGGCCAAGGCGACCCGCCTGGTGGCGGTCAAGGTGCTCAACTGCTCCGGCAGCGGCACCAACGCCGGTGTCATCGCCGGCATCGACTGGGTCACCGCCAACGCGGTGAAACCGGCCGTGGCCAACATGAGCCTCGGCGGCGGGGCCAACACCTCGGTCGACAACGCGGTCATCAACTCCATCAACTCCGGCGTCACGTACGCGGTGGCCGCCGGTAACGGCAACGCCCTGGGTCAACGGCAGAACGCCTGCAACTACTCGCCGGCCCGGGCCGCGCCAGCGATCACCGTCGGCGCCACCCAGAGCAACGACGCCGCCGCCAGCTTCTCCAACTACGGCACCTGTGTGGACATCCTCGCCCCCGGCGTCAGCATCACCTCCGCCTGGCACACCAGCGACAGCGCGACGAACACCATCAGCGGCACCTCGATGGCCTCGCCGCACGTCGCCGGTGTCGCGGCACTGGTGCTCTCGGCCAACCCGTCCTGGACGCCGCAGCAGGTCCGGGACTACCTGGTCAGCAACTCCACCCCGAACGTGATCTCGAACGTCGGCACCGGAACCCCGAACCAGCTGCTCTACGTGGTGAACGGCAGCACCCCACCGCCGACCAACGACTTCTCGGTCTCGGTGTCGCCGACCTCCGGCTCGGTGACGGCGGGTAGCTCGGCGACCGCCACCGTGTCCACCGCGACCACCAACGGCTCCGCCCAGTCCGTCAGCCTCTCGGCCAGCGGCCTGCCGTCCGGGGCGACCGCCTCATTCAGCCCGGCCACCGTCACCTCGGGCGGCTCGTCCACGCTCACCATCAGCACCTCGGCCAGCACGCCGGCCGGCACGTACACCGTGACCGTCACCGGCACCGCGGCCTCCGGCACCAGGAGCGCGACGTACTCGCTGACGGTGACCGGTGGCAGCGGCGGTGGCTGCTCCGGGACCAACGGCACGGACGTGTCGATCCCGGACTCGGGCTCGGCGGTGACCAGCTCGATCACGATCTCCGGCTGCAACCGGAACGCCGCGTCGAGCTCGACCGTCGCGGTCAACATCGTGCACACCTACCGTGGCGACCTGGTCATCGACCTGCTCGCTCCGGACGGTTCGTCCTACCGGCTGAAGAACAGCAACATCTTCGACGGCACGGACAACGTGAACACCACCTACACGGTGAACCTGTCCAGCGAGGCGGCGAACGGCACCTGGCGGCTCCAGGTCCGCGACGTCTACGGCGGTGACACCGGCTACATCAACACCTGGACGCTGACCCTCTGA
- a CDS encoding WecB/TagA/CpsF family glycosyltransferase, with the protein MTKKNVLGVLVDATDYAEATEQVVAAAQERQPLALTALAVHGVMTGVLDRAHNARLNSFDVVTPDGQPVRWALNLLHGAGLTDRVYGPTLTLHVLSRFADEGLPVYLYGSTEETLNRLIPALERMFPALKIAGVEASKFRGVQPGEDVEIADRIKASGARLVLVGLGCPRQEIFAYAMRPLLDMPLMAVGAAFDYHAGLLRQPPPWMQRAGLEWFWRLGLEPKRLWRRYVILNPAYLGRLFAQKTGLWKARPPAPATERPTTFAV; encoded by the coding sequence ATGACCAAGAAGAATGTGCTCGGTGTCCTGGTCGATGCGACCGACTACGCCGAGGCCACCGAGCAGGTGGTGGCCGCCGCACAGGAACGCCAGCCGTTGGCGCTGACCGCGCTGGCCGTGCACGGCGTGATGACCGGCGTGCTGGACCGGGCGCACAACGCCCGGCTCAACTCCTTCGACGTGGTGACCCCGGACGGTCAGCCGGTGCGCTGGGCGCTGAATCTGCTGCACGGCGCCGGGCTCACCGATCGGGTCTACGGGCCGACGCTGACACTGCACGTGCTGTCCCGCTTCGCCGACGAAGGGCTGCCGGTCTACCTGTACGGCTCGACCGAGGAGACCCTCAACCGGCTGATCCCGGCGCTGGAGCGGATGTTCCCGGCACTCAAGATCGCCGGGGTCGAGGCATCGAAGTTCCGCGGCGTGCAGCCCGGCGAGGACGTCGAGATCGCCGACCGGATCAAGGCCAGCGGTGCCCGGTTGGTACTGGTCGGGCTCGGCTGCCCCCGTCAGGAGATTTTCGCGTACGCGATGCGCCCGCTGCTGGACATGCCGCTGATGGCGGTCGGCGCGGCCTTCGACTACCACGCTGGGTTGTTGCGCCAGCCGCCGCCGTGGATGCAGCGCGCCGGCCTGGAGTGGTTCTGGCGTCTCGGCCTGGAACCCAAGCGCCTGTGGCGGCGCTACGTGATCCTGAACCCCGCGTACCTGGGTCGCCTGTTCGCGCAGAAGACCGGGCTGTGGAAGGCCCGCCCGCCTGCGCCGGCCACCGAGCGGCCGACCACGTTCGCGGTCTGA
- a CDS encoding NAD-dependent epimerase/dehydratase family protein, whose translation MLRWFLPPTHQEWRVTVAFVTGSGGLIGSEAVRHFAGLGLDVVGIDNDMRQEFFGEEASTAWNVRRLTNELGEAYSHHSIDIRDRAALGALFGRYARDVAVVIHTAAQPSHDWAVRDPFTDFDVNAAGTLNVLQNVREHCIDAPVIHCSTNKVYGDRPNSLPLMELETRWEIEQGHPYEQGIREDMSIDACLHSIFGASKVAADVMVQEYGRYFGMKTACFRGGTLTGPAHSATELHGFLGYVMRANMERRTYKIFGYQGKQVRDAIHSSDVVSAFEAFFRNPRSAAVYNLGGGRHSNTSNREAFTLAEQITGQEMITEYVEANRIGDHKWWIGSNEAFQADYPDWKQVYDVPMIMREIYEANVDKWVPGA comes from the coding sequence ATGCTCCGATGGTTTCTGCCTCCGACGCACCAGGAGTGGCGTGTGACTGTCGCATTCGTGACCGGGTCGGGCGGGCTGATCGGCTCCGAGGCGGTCCGGCACTTCGCCGGCCTCGGTCTCGACGTCGTCGGCATCGACAACGACATGCGGCAGGAATTCTTCGGCGAGGAGGCGTCCACCGCCTGGAATGTCCGCCGGTTGACCAACGAGCTCGGTGAGGCGTACTCCCACCACAGCATCGACATCCGGGACCGGGCGGCGCTCGGCGCGCTGTTCGGCCGGTACGCCCGGGACGTGGCCGTGGTGATCCACACTGCCGCGCAGCCCTCGCACGACTGGGCGGTGCGCGACCCGTTCACCGACTTCGACGTCAACGCCGCCGGCACGCTCAACGTTCTGCAGAACGTCCGGGAACACTGCATCGACGCCCCGGTCATCCACTGCTCCACGAACAAGGTGTACGGCGACCGGCCGAACAGCCTGCCCCTGATGGAGCTGGAGACCCGCTGGGAGATCGAGCAGGGCCACCCGTACGAGCAGGGCATCCGGGAGGACATGTCGATCGACGCCTGCCTGCACTCGATCTTCGGTGCGTCCAAGGTCGCGGCGGACGTCATGGTGCAGGAGTACGGCCGCTACTTCGGCATGAAGACGGCCTGCTTCCGAGGCGGGACGCTCACCGGGCCGGCGCACTCGGCGACCGAGTTGCACGGTTTCCTCGGATACGTGATGCGGGCGAACATGGAGCGCCGCACCTACAAGATCTTCGGCTACCAGGGCAAGCAGGTCCGCGACGCCATCCACAGCTCGGACGTGGTCTCCGCGTTCGAGGCGTTCTTCCGCAACCCCCGCTCGGCCGCCGTCTACAACCTCGGCGGCGGCCGACACTCGAACACCTCCAACCGGGAGGCGTTCACGCTGGCCGAGCAGATCACCGGCCAGGAGATGATCACCGAGTACGTCGAGGCCAACCGGATCGGCGACCACAAGTGGTGGATCGGCTCCAACGAGGCGTTCCAGGCCGACTACCCGGACTGGAAGCAGGTGTACGACGTACCAATGATCATGCGAGAGATCTACGAGGCCAACGTGGACAAGTGGGTGCCGGGAGCATGA
- a CDS encoding DUF3662 and FHA domain-containing protein: MSSGPEEEPVSVLQRFEKRLEGLVEGAFAKVFKGVVHPVEILNAMQREAEAHKAILAGGRTLVPNRYVIDLSPYDHSRLAPYAAALAQELAQSQAEFIGEQAWTVYGDVIVEIERGEGLDTGMFRVTAEVYTGGEVAPVSAPGYDAGPPGYDAGPPGYPSYDQGGGYGPPPGHGGGRNIRLVSGDGRTYPLQMGSTVIGRGDQANLRLPDVGISRRHARLDFDGGQVVLTDLGSTNGTMVNGQRVSAVALNPGDMIQLGTTTLTFRVDG, translated from the coding sequence ATGTCCTCGGGACCCGAGGAGGAGCCGGTGAGCGTGCTGCAACGCTTCGAGAAGCGTCTGGAAGGCCTGGTCGAAGGGGCTTTCGCCAAGGTCTTCAAAGGGGTGGTCCACCCCGTGGAGATCCTCAACGCCATGCAGCGGGAGGCCGAGGCACATAAGGCCATCCTGGCTGGTGGGCGCACGTTGGTGCCCAACCGCTACGTGATCGATCTCTCCCCGTACGACCACAGTCGGCTGGCGCCGTACGCCGCCGCGCTGGCCCAGGAGCTGGCCCAGTCGCAGGCGGAGTTCATCGGCGAGCAGGCCTGGACGGTCTACGGGGACGTGATCGTCGAGATCGAGCGCGGTGAAGGACTCGACACCGGCATGTTCCGGGTCACCGCGGAGGTCTACACCGGTGGCGAGGTGGCCCCGGTTTCGGCGCCCGGCTATGACGCCGGTCCGCCCGGATACGACGCCGGTCCGCCCGGCTACCCGTCCTACGACCAGGGTGGTGGCTACGGCCCACCGCCGGGTCATGGCGGTGGGCGCAACATTCGGCTGGTCTCCGGCGACGGCCGCACCTACCCGCTACAGATGGGCTCGACCGTGATCGGTCGTGGCGACCAGGCCAACCTGCGCCTGCCGGACGTCGGCATCTCCCGGCGACACGCCCGGCTGGACTTCGACGGTGGGCAGGTCGTGCTGACCGATCTCGGCTCGACCAACGGCACCATGGTCAACGGCCAGCGGGTCTCCGCCGTGGCGTTGAACCCCGGTGACATGATCCAGCTCGGTACGACCACTCTGACCTTCCGCGTGGACGGCTGA
- a CDS encoding FHA domain-containing protein has translation MPELVITVARFGFLVLLWIFVFTVVGVIRRDLFAGARSGRLVAAPRTVGASTGQATAKPAKVKRGRAAHQLVVTAGQLAGTRITLGEAQITIGRAEDSTLVITDDYASARHARLVPRDGQWFVEDLGSTNGTYLDRAKVTGPTPVPLGVPIRIGRTSLELRP, from the coding sequence TTGCCGGAACTCGTTATCACCGTTGCCCGGTTCGGATTCCTCGTGCTGCTGTGGATCTTCGTGTTCACGGTGGTCGGCGTCATCCGCCGGGACCTCTTCGCGGGGGCCCGCTCGGGTCGACTGGTGGCCGCACCCCGGACGGTGGGCGCGTCGACGGGGCAGGCGACGGCGAAGCCGGCGAAGGTGAAGCGGGGGCGGGCGGCGCACCAGCTGGTGGTGACCGCCGGTCAGCTGGCCGGTACGCGGATCACGTTGGGTGAGGCGCAGATAACGATCGGTCGTGCCGAGGACTCCACCCTCGTCATCACCGACGACTATGCGTCCGCGCGACACGCCCGGCTCGTGCCGCGCGACGGGCAGTGGTTCGTCGAGGACCTGGGTTCGACTAACGGGACGTACCTGGATCGCGCTAAGGTCACCGGACCGACCCCCGTCCCCCTCGGCGTGCCGATCCGAATCGGCCGCACCTCTCTCGAATTACGGCCATGA